From Vreelandella neptunia, the proteins below share one genomic window:
- a CDS encoding phosphatidylglycerophosphatase A family protein, whose translation MNRAPKSVWRRPTHFFAFGLGSGTVPWAPGTFGTLAAIPFYWMMAELPLGWYLSICFVTFIVGVWLCDKTSHDLGVHDHSGIVWDEFVGYWLTMAAVPFSWEAALWGFIVFRIFDVFKPWPIRWADRRVAGGFGIMIDDVMAGVYAWSTMHLWFWLH comes from the coding sequence ATGAATCGTGCACCGAAAAGTGTCTGGCGTCGCCCAACACATTTTTTTGCCTTCGGCTTAGGTAGCGGTACTGTGCCTTGGGCACCGGGTACTTTTGGCACGCTAGCGGCAATTCCGTTCTACTGGATGATGGCGGAATTGCCCCTGGGGTGGTACCTGAGCATTTGTTTTGTCACCTTCATTGTCGGTGTTTGGCTATGTGATAAAACGTCCCATGATTTAGGGGTGCACGATCACTCCGGCATTGTATGGGATGAGTTTGTGGGGTACTGGCTGACGATGGCGGCGGTGCCTTTTTCTTGGGAGGCTGCGTTATGGGGTTTTATCGTATTCCGCATCTTTGATGTCTTTAAGCCCTGGCCCATCCGTTGGGCTGATCGCCGCGTGGCGGGCGGATTTGGCATCATGATCGATGACGTGATGGCAGGGGTCTACGCCTGGAGTACTATGCACCTCTGGTTCTGGCTGCACTAA
- a CDS encoding DUF945 family protein, whose protein sequence is MRKERLIVPTLAIIAVVWMAAQLLSSVLFERSLRQALEDLEARGEWRVNRTESRQGWLSSQGRLILSPLLGRPWRLELTYRARHGILSTDVEGTVLPRLDTVLQQAVGEVSAPSVPRWQGRYHTLSGHSELRLALAPFVIQQNGRELAVRGGRLRLEGVFGDWRLRALFDQLTLIDGMAQLAVGPTVLESRYTYIDDAYHFAQRDHLHIDTLTLSYPSYDIQLSPLDLNSHMVLDESELRIKGDLEIGDVMVPSEAPDMPLLSGRIEMELSRLNADAVREVIRRLRQEAAWGDASLPMAEGLLARLEPDLRKVLSDSPRLDVMTVAIESPLLGIRLDADGALFFDARQLDELSVVDLDKEQEQAKWLERIDGDFTWHEAPTVAALWLGLPLGTRELQFDVVRGVWRVNGRPMPELWPE, encoded by the coding sequence ATGCGCAAGGAACGTCTGATTGTCCCCACACTGGCGATCATAGCCGTCGTGTGGATGGCAGCGCAGCTTCTCTCCAGCGTGCTGTTTGAGCGCAGCCTGCGCCAAGCGCTCGAAGACCTGGAGGCGCGGGGGGAGTGGCGGGTCAACCGTACAGAGAGTCGTCAGGGTTGGCTAAGTTCCCAGGGTAGGCTGATTCTGTCCCCGCTGCTGGGCCGCCCCTGGCGCCTTGAGCTTACCTATCGCGCGCGACACGGCATTTTAAGCACGGACGTCGAAGGCACTGTGTTACCCCGCCTCGATACCGTGTTACAGCAAGCTGTGGGTGAAGTCTCTGCTCCATCTGTGCCGCGCTGGCAAGGGCGCTACCATACCCTGAGTGGTCATAGCGAACTGCGCCTTGCCCTTGCTCCCTTCGTTATTCAACAAAATGGTCGTGAGCTAGCCGTGCGCGGCGGTCGGCTGCGCTTGGAAGGGGTGTTTGGTGATTGGCGACTACGCGCGCTGTTTGATCAACTCACCCTTATTGATGGGATGGCCCAGCTTGCGGTAGGCCCCACTGTGCTCGAAAGCCGCTATACCTATATTGATGATGCTTACCACTTTGCTCAACGCGACCATCTGCATATTGATACGCTGACGCTTAGCTACCCCTCCTATGATATTCAGCTCTCACCCCTCGACCTGAATAGCCATATGGTGCTGGATGAGAGCGAGCTACGTATTAAAGGTGACCTAGAAATAGGCGATGTGATGGTGCCTTCTGAAGCGCCGGACATGCCGCTGCTCAGTGGTCGTATAGAGATGGAGCTTTCCCGCCTGAATGCCGATGCAGTGCGCGAAGTGATACGCCGTTTGCGCCAGGAAGCCGCCTGGGGAGACGCTAGTCTACCCATGGCCGAGGGGTTGTTGGCCCGTCTTGAACCTGATCTGCGTAAAGTGCTTAGCGACTCGCCGCGTTTAGATGTCATGACCGTTGCCATCGAAAGTCCGTTGTTAGGTATTCGTCTGGATGCGGATGGCGCGCTGTTTTTTGATGCCCGCCAGCTAGATGAGCTTAGCGTAGTTGACCTCGATAAAGAGCAAGAGCAGGCAAAATGGCTGGAGCGTATTGATGGTGACTTCACCTGGCATGAAGCGCCCACCGTCGCCGCGCTATGGTTAGGGCTCCCGCTTGGCACTCGTGAACTGCAGTTCGATGTGGTGCGCGGCGTGTGGCGTGTTAATGGGCGCCCGATGCCCGAACTTTGGCCTGAATAA
- the lon gene encoding endopeptidase La encodes MSDQDYERDAEDLDWQLDDEQSSTTDDAPSSEATGSEGSSEKSINGSAEKSAQEQGNHQGGNDYRSDGERVNSLVPASEMLPERIYLLPIHNRPFFPAQVQPLVVNRERWEETMRRVGNTPHHTLGVAFVGEQGVTSLDHEGFPEIGTAVKVHKLKGEDDQIQFIAQGLQRFKITRWLSKEPPYLVEVTYPKEPVDAENEETRAYAMAIINGIKELLPINPLYGEELKHYLNRFSPHQPGPLTDFAAAITSAKGPELQDVLATLSVEERMQKVLPLLRKEIDVALLQGEISEQVNAQMQDRQREFFLREQLKVIQRELGISKDDRENDVDTFRARLESLVVPERVQSRIEDELNKLSVLETGSPEYGTTRNYLDWLTSLPWGVTSQDQLDLPHARQVLDRDHDGLKDVKERIIEFLAEGKFKGDVGGSIVLLVGPPGVGKTSIGRSIAEALGRQFYRFSVGGMRDEAEIKGHRRTYVGAMPGKLVQAFKEVEVENPVIMLDEIDKLGQSFQGDPASALLEVLDPEQNVDFLDHYLDVRMDLSKVLFICTANTLDSIPGPLLDRMEQIRLSGYIAEEKLAIAKHHLWPKLLKRDNLTKKRISLSDAALKQVIEGYAREAGVRQLEKQLHRIVRKSAVKLLEEEPETIKISVKNLEEFLGAPIFRKEKVLTGEGVVTGLAWTSMGGATLPIEAGKVHSLDRGFKLTGKLGEVMQESANIAYSYTLGHLQEYGADADFFDSAFVHLHVPEGATPKDGPSAGVTMTTALLSLAKHHAIDRPLAMTGELTLTGQVLPVGGIREKVIAARRSDIFELILPDANKRDYEELPEYLKEGVTVHFAKRYRDVADVVFGRK; translated from the coding sequence ATGAGCGACCAGGATTACGAACGCGACGCTGAAGATCTTGATTGGCAACTTGATGACGAGCAATCATCCACTACTGACGACGCTCCTAGTAGTGAAGCCACCGGTAGTGAAGGTAGTAGTGAAAAGAGCATTAATGGGAGTGCTGAAAAGAGTGCTCAAGAGCAGGGTAACCATCAGGGTGGCAATGATTACCGCTCAGACGGCGAGCGGGTAAACTCCCTGGTTCCTGCCAGTGAAATGCTTCCTGAGCGTATTTACCTGCTGCCTATTCATAATCGGCCATTCTTTCCTGCCCAGGTACAGCCGCTGGTGGTTAATCGCGAGCGCTGGGAAGAGACCATGCGCCGCGTGGGCAACACGCCGCACCACACCCTAGGTGTTGCCTTTGTCGGCGAGCAGGGCGTTACCTCCCTGGATCATGAAGGTTTCCCGGAGATCGGTACCGCGGTCAAAGTGCACAAACTCAAGGGCGAAGACGATCAGATTCAGTTTATCGCCCAGGGCCTTCAGCGTTTCAAAATTACCCGCTGGCTCTCCAAAGAGCCGCCTTACCTTGTCGAAGTTACCTACCCTAAAGAGCCGGTTGACGCGGAGAATGAAGAGACCCGTGCCTACGCCATGGCGATCATTAACGGCATTAAAGAACTGCTGCCGATTAATCCGCTGTATGGGGAAGAACTCAAGCACTACCTCAACCGTTTTAGTCCGCATCAGCCGGGCCCGTTGACCGACTTTGCCGCCGCGATTACCTCCGCCAAGGGCCCCGAGCTTCAGGATGTGTTGGCGACACTGTCGGTAGAAGAGCGGATGCAGAAGGTGCTACCGCTGCTGCGTAAAGAGATCGATGTGGCGCTGCTACAGGGCGAAATCAGCGAGCAGGTAAACGCGCAAATGCAGGATCGCCAGCGCGAGTTCTTCCTGCGTGAGCAGCTCAAGGTGATCCAGCGTGAATTGGGTATCTCCAAGGATGATCGCGAAAACGATGTAGATACCTTTCGAGCGCGTTTGGAGTCGCTGGTGGTTCCCGAACGCGTTCAATCGCGTATCGAGGATGAGCTCAATAAGCTCAGCGTGTTGGAAACCGGTTCGCCAGAGTATGGCACCACGCGTAACTATCTGGATTGGCTAACCTCGCTGCCCTGGGGCGTCACCAGCCAGGATCAGTTGGATCTACCCCATGCCCGCCAGGTGTTGGATCGCGACCACGACGGTTTGAAAGACGTTAAAGAGCGCATTATCGAATTTCTGGCCGAGGGCAAGTTTAAAGGCGACGTAGGTGGCTCGATTGTGCTGTTGGTCGGCCCGCCAGGGGTAGGTAAAACCTCCATTGGGCGTTCGATTGCTGAAGCCCTGGGGCGTCAGTTTTACCGCTTCTCTGTGGGCGGCATGCGCGATGAGGCGGAAATTAAAGGCCATCGGCGTACCTATGTGGGCGCTATGCCCGGCAAGTTGGTGCAGGCCTTTAAGGAAGTCGAGGTCGAAAACCCCGTTATCATGCTGGATGAGATCGACAAGCTAGGGCAGTCCTTCCAGGGCGATCCCGCCTCGGCGCTGCTAGAAGTGCTTGATCCTGAGCAGAATGTTGACTTCCTCGATCATTATCTCGATGTGCGCATGGATCTCTCCAAGGTGCTGTTTATATGCACCGCCAACACCCTGGATTCGATTCCTGGGCCACTGCTCGATCGCATGGAGCAGATCCGTCTTTCCGGCTATATCGCCGAAGAGAAACTGGCGATTGCCAAGCACCACCTATGGCCGAAGCTGCTCAAGCGCGACAACCTGACGAAAAAGCGTATCAGCCTGTCCGATGCTGCCTTGAAACAGGTCATTGAAGGCTACGCCCGGGAAGCGGGGGTGCGCCAACTGGAGAAGCAGCTGCATCGCATTGTGCGTAAATCCGCCGTTAAGCTGCTCGAAGAGGAGCCCGAAACGATCAAGATATCGGTTAAGAACCTTGAGGAGTTCTTGGGTGCGCCGATCTTCCGTAAGGAAAAAGTGCTCACCGGCGAAGGGGTGGTGACCGGCTTGGCGTGGACTTCCATGGGCGGCGCAACGCTACCCATAGAAGCGGGCAAAGTTCACTCTCTGGATCGTGGCTTCAAGCTGACCGGGAAGTTGGGCGAAGTGATGCAGGAGTCGGCTAATATCGCTTACAGCTATACCCTGGGCCACCTGCAGGAGTATGGCGCCGATGCAGACTTCTTTGACTCGGCGTTTGTGCATTTGCACGTTCCCGAGGGCGCCACGCCGAAAGATGGCCCCTCGGCGGGTGTGACCATGACCACTGCACTGCTGTCACTGGCCAAGCACCATGCGATTGATCGACCTTTGGCGATGACCGGCGAACTGACGTTAACTGGACAAGTGCTGCCCGTTGGCGGTATTCGTGAAAAAGTCATTGCTGCCCGCCGCAGCGATATCTTTGAATTAATTCTTCCCGATGCCAATAAGCGCGATTACGAAGAATTGCCGGAGTACTTAAAAGAGGGCGTGACGGTGCACTTTGCCAAGCGCTACCGCGATGTGGCGGATGTAGTGTTTGGCCGAAAATAA
- a CDS encoding methyl-accepting chemotaxis protein, whose protein sequence is MRNNQPVTQREYVLKDEAVLISRSDLKGNVTYANPTFVEISGYSREELIGSPHNLLRHPDMPEAAYKDFWKTIQAGETWQGVVKNRRKNGDHYWVNATVAPLRDGERIVGYTSVRRKAMPKAIAQAEKIYAEIREKGKSRHYALAHGTLRRKGLTGMLTRFQFTSLKARLISMVVASLLLLSFSGGLGVYAVMVSGERLETINHSGLGEVASLQHVERYIGQTIETLEPAVRSPRRADLEAVNADIGEYTDAIQTLWSGYFVDEVITDETAQAFDSALSTWSSAVQTTLVAIQEGNGFAAFEAFNDIVVPTTESLREMNSNLVEQVRADAEALVTQAQDGRQQLLIAQLVLLAVGFLVMIALSVMILKSVFRSLSGARYITFQIAAGNLAARERRQANDELGELLYSLDTMRFSLSSIVGDVESRVSVVTPAIQQIAAENEELSSRTEQQASSLQQTASSMEEMTSTVQQNTDNARQATDLAVQNTASTRETGKQMQQLVERMQRIAQSAEKMTEMISVIDGIAFQTNILALNASVEAARAGEHGRGFAVVASEVRNLAGRSADAAQEIRKMIDSTTQEVSGGRSAVEQAERAIEEVSQQVSRVSELMESISTASSEQSSGIGQINSAIAEMDTVTQQNASKVQSIAASADNLSLEAFELANVVDAFRLEGARDESIKEARAKLQRANQALSKAARSLPAPSEQRAKSSSAQPRTDQWEEF, encoded by the coding sequence ATGCGCAATAACCAACCTGTGACACAGCGTGAATACGTTCTGAAAGATGAGGCGGTGCTCATTTCTCGTTCGGATTTAAAAGGCAACGTTACCTATGCCAATCCTACCTTTGTTGAGATCAGTGGCTATAGCCGTGAAGAACTCATCGGCTCTCCCCATAATCTTCTTCGTCATCCTGATATGCCTGAAGCTGCCTATAAGGACTTCTGGAAAACTATTCAGGCTGGGGAAACTTGGCAAGGGGTTGTCAAAAACCGACGTAAAAATGGCGATCACTACTGGGTAAATGCCACCGTGGCGCCACTCCGGGACGGAGAGCGGATCGTTGGCTACACCTCCGTGCGCCGAAAAGCAATGCCAAAAGCGATCGCCCAAGCAGAAAAAATCTACGCTGAAATCCGCGAAAAGGGAAAATCCCGCCACTACGCGTTAGCCCATGGCACGCTGCGACGTAAAGGCTTGACCGGCATGCTGACGCGCTTTCAGTTCACCAGCTTGAAAGCCAGGCTCATCAGTATGGTAGTGGCATCGCTTCTACTGCTATCTTTTTCAGGTGGTTTGGGTGTGTACGCGGTTATGGTTTCTGGCGAAAGACTGGAAACTATTAATCATTCAGGATTGGGCGAAGTCGCCTCGCTGCAGCATGTCGAGCGCTACATTGGTCAAACGATTGAAACGCTTGAGCCCGCAGTGCGAAGCCCACGCCGCGCTGACCTGGAGGCAGTCAACGCAGATATTGGCGAATATACTGATGCTATTCAAACACTTTGGTCGGGCTACTTTGTAGATGAAGTTATCACTGATGAGACTGCTCAAGCCTTTGATAGTGCGCTGAGTACCTGGAGCTCAGCGGTGCAAACTACCCTGGTGGCGATTCAAGAGGGCAATGGATTTGCGGCCTTTGAAGCCTTTAATGACATCGTGGTGCCGACCACTGAATCTCTGCGCGAGATGAACAGTAACCTGGTCGAACAGGTGCGCGCCGATGCTGAAGCGCTGGTCACTCAGGCGCAAGACGGTCGTCAACAGCTGTTAATAGCACAGTTGGTGCTGCTGGCAGTCGGCTTTTTAGTCATGATTGCCCTAAGCGTGATGATTCTAAAATCCGTGTTTCGCAGTTTGTCGGGCGCGCGGTATATCACTTTCCAAATTGCCGCGGGTAACCTGGCTGCCCGTGAACGTCGCCAAGCCAACGATGAACTGGGCGAGTTGCTCTACTCCCTGGACACCATGCGCTTTAGCCTCTCTAGCATTGTGGGCGATGTTGAGAGCCGCGTTTCGGTGGTCACCCCGGCGATTCAGCAGATAGCCGCTGAAAATGAGGAGCTCTCTTCACGTACGGAGCAGCAGGCGTCGTCGCTTCAACAAACGGCGTCGAGCATGGAGGAGATGACCTCGACGGTTCAGCAAAATACCGATAATGCCCGCCAAGCCACTGACCTGGCGGTGCAAAACACGGCCAGCACCCGGGAAACGGGGAAACAGATGCAGCAACTGGTGGAACGTATGCAGCGTATCGCCCAGAGTGCTGAAAAGATGACCGAGATGATCAGCGTGATCGACGGGATTGCTTTTCAAACCAATATTTTGGCACTCAACGCCTCGGTAGAAGCCGCTCGTGCGGGCGAGCATGGTCGCGGCTTTGCGGTCGTCGCCAGCGAAGTGCGCAATCTAGCCGGACGCAGCGCCGATGCCGCTCAGGAAATCCGCAAGATGATCGATAGCACTACCCAGGAGGTCAGCGGTGGTCGAAGCGCAGTGGAACAGGCAGAGCGGGCGATCGAGGAGGTCTCTCAACAGGTGAGTAGGGTCAGTGAACTGATGGAGTCGATCAGCACTGCGTCCAGCGAGCAGAGTAGTGGGATCGGTCAAATTAACTCGGCGATTGCCGAAATGGATACTGTGACCCAGCAGAACGCCTCCAAAGTTCAGTCGATTGCGGCCTCAGCCGATAACCTCTCCCTTGAAGCGTTTGAGCTCGCCAACGTGGTCGATGCGTTCCGTTTGGAAGGCGCTAGAGATGAGAGCATTAAAGAGGCGCGGGCCAAGTTGCAGCGCGCTAACCAGGCACTCAGCAAAGCTGCCCGCAGTTTGCCAGCCCCTTCCGAGCAGCGTGCTAAGTCATCCTCAGCGCAGCCCCGTACCGACCAGTGGGAAGAGTTTTAG
- a CDS encoding methyl-accepting chemotaxis protein, with translation MRSAKQATSTQSVSRQTSSSLYELADDEVLISRSDLQGRITYANQTFVEVSGYTLDEIMGEPHSLFRHPSMPKAVFQNLWETIEAGKTWQGLIKNRRHSGEAYWMHTTVAPLLDGDRVVGYTSIRRKAEGLAIARAERVYAAMQQGKTRGFKLHFGAIRHTGLRGWAKRFSFSSMQAKLMGMVLASVVLLVIAGAAGVYGLTSSAERLRTLNQTGLEGISDLQQIDQRVSQATQALEPAVRNPRRADLDALESQLAAMSANIEQSWQGYTAARETGGVQEGLTAHITTFIENAAITLTAIQDGNGFAAFEAFNDNVQPTSESISATINVLVEQERAAAHTLMENAEQQQQVLLYGQLGVLLLGIVLMVGLSMAVLKSMIKSLNEARRVTFQIAAGNLANRVTLKRSDELGELLSSLETMRASLSGLITEVGSKVDVVTPASEHIKQQNEELASRTEQQASSLQQTASSMDQMTATVQQNSENARQANQLAMQNATTSRETGERMQALVERMERIAASADKMTDIISVIDGIAFQTNILALNASVEAARAGEQGRGFAVVANEVRNLAGRSADAAGEIRRLIDASSQEISGGAQAVKEAEAAIEQVVTQVMKVSDIMEEISTASGEQSNGIAQINTAVAEMDHVTQQNASKVQSISSAAQDLTREALSLANVIAAFRLEGAAEESSETARERLLKQAGLGSSLSVAAAAQALASAQSSLPQRTAQAQPAEEAWATF, from the coding sequence ATGCGCAGTGCTAAACAGGCAACATCTACGCAATCAGTATCGAGGCAAACATCATCCAGCTTATACGAGTTGGCTGATGATGAAGTGCTTATCTCGCGCTCGGATTTGCAGGGCAGAATCACCTACGCCAATCAAACCTTCGTGGAGGTGAGTGGCTACACGCTGGACGAGATCATGGGAGAACCCCATAGCCTGTTCCGCCACCCCAGCATGCCCAAAGCGGTATTTCAGAACCTGTGGGAAACCATTGAAGCCGGTAAAACCTGGCAGGGGCTGATCAAGAATCGCCGTCACTCTGGCGAAGCGTATTGGATGCATACCACCGTCGCGCCGCTGCTCGATGGTGACCGTGTGGTGGGCTATACCTCTATTCGGCGCAAAGCGGAAGGTCTAGCCATTGCCCGGGCAGAGCGGGTATACGCTGCTATGCAACAGGGCAAAACCCGTGGTTTCAAGCTCCATTTTGGTGCAATACGCCACACTGGGCTGCGCGGTTGGGCAAAGCGTTTTAGTTTCAGCAGTATGCAGGCCAAACTAATGGGCATGGTGCTGGCTTCAGTGGTTTTATTAGTCATCGCAGGGGCGGCGGGGGTGTATGGCTTAACCAGTTCCGCTGAGCGATTGCGCACCCTCAATCAAACTGGCCTTGAAGGCATTTCCGATCTTCAGCAGATTGACCAGCGGGTTAGTCAAGCGACCCAGGCGCTAGAGCCTGCGGTACGCAACCCGAGGCGAGCGGATCTTGATGCCCTTGAAAGCCAATTAGCCGCCATGAGTGCCAACATTGAGCAATCGTGGCAAGGCTATACTGCAGCGCGCGAAACCGGCGGTGTGCAAGAGGGGTTAACGGCTCATATCACCACCTTTATTGAAAACGCCGCTATCACCCTGACGGCTATTCAGGATGGCAACGGCTTTGCCGCCTTTGAAGCCTTTAATGACAACGTGCAGCCCACCTCTGAAAGTATTAGTGCCACTATCAACGTATTGGTTGAACAGGAACGAGCCGCCGCGCATACGCTAATGGAAAATGCCGAACAGCAGCAACAGGTATTACTATATGGTCAGTTGGGCGTCCTGTTGCTGGGTATTGTGTTAATGGTGGGGCTAAGCATGGCGGTACTCAAATCGATGATTAAATCGCTCAACGAGGCGCGCCGGGTAACGTTCCAAATTGCCGCGGGTAACCTCGCCAACCGAGTGACCTTAAAGCGTAGTGACGAGTTGGGCGAGCTGTTGAGTTCGCTGGAAACCATGCGCGCTAGCTTGTCGGGGTTGATCACCGAGGTGGGCAGCAAAGTCGATGTGGTGACCCCAGCATCTGAGCATATCAAACAGCAGAATGAGGAGCTGGCATCGCGCACTGAGCAGCAGGCCTCCTCGCTGCAGCAAACTGCTTCTAGCATGGATCAAATGACGGCGACCGTGCAGCAAAACAGCGAAAACGCCCGTCAGGCCAATCAGTTGGCCATGCAAAACGCCACCACCAGCCGTGAAACCGGCGAGCGTATGCAGGCGCTAGTGGAGCGGATGGAGCGTATCGCTGCCAGCGCCGATAAGATGACCGACATCATTAGCGTCATCGACGGCATCGCATTTCAAACCAATATTCTGGCATTGAATGCCTCGGTTGAAGCGGCACGGGCTGGCGAGCAGGGGCGTGGCTTTGCGGTAGTGGCTAACGAAGTGCGTAATTTAGCCGGTCGCAGCGCCGATGCCGCCGGTGAAATTCGCCGCTTGATCGACGCCTCCTCCCAGGAGATCAGTGGGGGTGCCCAGGCGGTAAAAGAGGCCGAAGCCGCTATTGAACAGGTCGTTACCCAGGTGATGAAAGTCAGCGATATCATGGAAGAGATTAGCACCGCCTCCGGTGAGCAGAGCAACGGTATCGCGCAAATCAATACTGCCGTCGCGGAGATGGATCATGTCACCCAGCAGAATGCCTCCAAAGTGCAGTCAATTTCCAGCGCCGCTCAAGATCTCACCCGCGAAGCACTAAGCCTGGCCAATGTGATCGCCGCCTTCCGCTTAGAGGGCGCCGCCGAAGAGAGCAGCGAGACGGCGCGTGAGCGCTTGCTCAAACAAGCAGGGCTTGGTTCCTCGCTATCAGTAGCGGCAGCTGCCCAGGCATTAGCGTCGGCCCAGAGCTCCTTGCCGCAGCGTACTGCCCAAGCCCAGCCAGCCGAAGAGGCGTGGGCGACCTTCTGA